tgaccttttaaattttcgggacgttacaatacgttttcacatgtagtcttatttcgtgtcccgattaatcctcttataatcatatcaaattataaatcaataattacagattaatAGGATTAAATTTTCGGACATTAGAGCAACTCCAACCCTTGCTCCACAATGGAGTTGCTCCATTGTGGAGCAAGGTTTTTCACTCCAATCCAGCACCAAAAATGGTGCTGGACTGGAGTTGTCCTAAAACCCACTCTAGATGTGGCGCAGTACAAAGTTCTGCGCCACATctcttttatttcttttttaatttttttatttgattttaaataattataaatatttaatattttattatatattaattatataattactatttttattttttaaatttttaaaataatttcctCTTGAaacttaaatattaatttaaatttttttaaaaatttaatagatattaaattaatttaataaacaaCCAAATTATATTACTAGTACATTAAAATGATACATTTTACAACATAATacgaaataattttaaaaacatcAACAAACAAACAACAAAATTACGatacaaataataaaatttattaaatgataTTTAGTAATCTGGTAAACCAGATCCTGATACTCCAATATCGCCAAAATAAGATCCAAAGTTGTCTCGATTTTCAGCTTGAAGTCTCTTTTGCCAAATCTTTTCTTGTTGAGTTCTAGTGTATTCACGCAAATTTGGATCAATGATTTTGCTCAAATCTTTGTATAAAATTCTATCCTCCATTTTTCTTTCCTCTTGTTGAAGTTTCATCCTTTGAAGGTCATAATTTTGTTGCCTTTCAACGGTTCCTTGTTTCAAAACATCCAAAAGTTCGCGATGTTGTTCTTCCATTGTACGCTGAATTTGAGAAATATCTTCAtctattttcttcttcaatttggCTTTtttcactccaattggcctTTGAAAACTGTCATCAATATTGTCGTCATTTAAATGCATTGCAAATGCAGAGAAGCTAGGTGAACCTGATTGTGGCGATTCTTCAGCTGGAGTATCAGGCTGTGAAGTATCCAGATTAGTAGCACGTAGTTTAGATTTTTTGGTTATCAAAATTTTATCTCCTGAAATTTTTTCACAATCCTTCACAATATCCCACACATGATCAAATGAAAATGGTTTGTTATCTTTACTGTCTTGTACATACAGTACTTTTGCGCGGTTCATCTACATAAAAACCATTAAAATTTAGTTAAGAAA
This region of Primulina eburnea isolate SZY01 chromosome 14, ASM2296580v1, whole genome shotgun sequence genomic DNA includes:
- the LOC140811251 gene encoding uncharacterized protein, with the translated sequence MGNILTSVARMRGCIRQIENLKPSGASEQDIMNRAKVLYVQDSKDNKPFSFDHVWDIVKDCEKISGDKILITKKSKLRATNLDTSQPDTPAEESPQSGSPSFSAFAMHLNDDNIDDSFQRPIGVKKAKLKKKIDEDISQIQRTMEEQHRELLDVLKQGTVERQQNYDLQRMKLQQEERKMEDRILYKDLSKIIDPNLREYTRTQQEKIWQKRLQAENRDNFGSYFGDIGVSGSGLPDY